One genomic window of Geodermatophilus sp. DSM 44513 includes the following:
- a CDS encoding IS5 family transposase (programmed frameshift), with product MVGRHELTDAAWARIEPLLPATGGRGGRWRDHRQVINGILWQAKTGVPWRDLPERYGPWKTVHERLRKWTADGTWDRILTQVVVKDDAVSVVEWTISVDSSSVRAHQHAAGARKKGAAATRSRRFAVDGEALGRSRGGLTSKIHLAVDGRGLPLSVLCTPGQAGDNPQLLPLLDGIRVPRVGPGRPRKRPDHLIADKAYSHPSTRRALRRRGIAHTIPEKRDQRAHRRSRGSAGGRPPKFDRDRYKQRNVVERCFNRLKQFRALATRYAKRAAYYRATLLLVSAVLWLRA from the exons GTGGTCGGCCGACATGAACTCACCGACGCCGCCTGGGCCCGGATCGAGCCGCTGCTGCCGGCGACCGGTGGTCGGGGTGGGCGGTGGCGCGATCACCGGCAGGTGATCAACGGCATCCTGTGGCAGGCCAAGACCGGCGTGCCGTGGCGGGATCTGCCCGAGCGCTACGGGCCGTGGAAGACCGTGCACGAGCGGCTGCGCAAGTGGACCGCCGATGGCACCTGGGACCGCATCCTCACCCAGGTGGTAGTCAAGGATGACGCCGTCAGCGTGGTGGAGTGGACGATCAGCGTGGACTCCTCCTCAGTTCGGGCGCACCAGCACGCCGCTGGCGCCCGGAAAAAGGGGGCTGCAGCGACCCGGTCGAGGCGCT TCGCCGTTGACGGCGAGGCGCTCGGCCGCTCCCGGGGCGGGCTGACCAGCAAGATCCATCTGGCCGTGGATGGGCGTGGGCTGCCGCTGTCGGTGCTCTGCACGCCCGGTCAGGCCGGGGACAACCCGCAGCTGCTGCCCTTGCTCGACGGGATCCGGGTGCCCCGCGTCGGCCCCGGGCGGCCGCGCAAGCGCCCCGATCACCTGATCGCTGACAAGGCCTACTCCCATCCCTCCACCCGACGGGCGCTGCGCCGCCGCGGGATCGCGCACACGATCCCGGAGAAGCGCGACCAGCGGGCGCACCGGCGCTCCCGAGGGTCGGCCGGCGGGCGACCGCCGAAGTTCGACCGCGACCGATACAAGCAGCGCAACGTCGTCGAGCGGTGCTTCAACCGGCTCAAGCAGTTCCGCGCCCTGGCCACCCGCTACGCCAAGCGGGCCGCCTACTACCGGGCCACGCTGCTGCTGGTCAGCGCGGTGCTCTGGCTCCGCGCATGA
- a CDS encoding type IV secretory system conjugative DNA transfer family protein, whose protein sequence is MSAGRSHPDVGPASWEMPTAAALVWLTAAALVLPAGRAAAALLTGAGWMWPHGTAALVASVGGLLTGDRTAGLDAAQAAAAPSPAVVYTAIAAGFVLYLAGSGGAVWATHRLLRMPSGMATRGQIADVLGRARLRRVAPLIRPDLLPPDRMLGARPAAGDPHAVGWRLGRAAVPAAGELWVPFDRTTGVYGPQGSGKTLDLLAPALLDAPGAALVTLTKAEDLLLSVDARTTADRPIAVLDPFGAVPGLPELVWDPVAGCGDPMLAERRAKAFTAGTVTGAVTGGTTEAAARFYAFEAAKVLQAYLHAAALTGRTIEDVLEWAAHPQATTQPVDILRGHPDAAPFWDGLLHGALQGDPRTAGNTATTVQQALALFFQADIRRRCTPGIGRPATDVAELLAAGGTIYLLGREDPYASASPLMTALAEHVLDTALQLASRGPTGRLCPPLLACLDELPSTAPLPTLRTRMANDRALGVSFVYAAQTWRQLVLIYGEDEAHALFGLTNVIVAFGGGKDGAFYRELSDLLGTTRVRRTSYSYAGAGWSRSTHGETVPVLRPEEIRQLPPGRALVIAENAPPLIAGLTRCITGPRGAELLAAQAAARDRVAAARTHTPPLVQPTGRAHDAAARAGLTPTRPEIP, encoded by the coding sequence GTGAGCGCCGGCCGGTCCCACCCGGACGTCGGCCCGGCCAGCTGGGAAATGCCGACTGCCGCCGCCCTGGTATGGCTGACAGCCGCCGCGCTGGTGCTGCCGGCCGGCCGCGCCGCCGCAGCACTCCTGACCGGCGCGGGCTGGATGTGGCCGCACGGGACGGCCGCCCTGGTCGCCTCTGTCGGCGGGCTGCTGACCGGCGACCGCACCGCCGGCCTGGATGCCGCCCAAGCCGCGGCGGCGCCGTCGCCGGCAGTCGTGTACACCGCCATCGCCGCCGGGTTTGTCCTCTATCTGGCCGGCAGCGGGGGAGCGGTCTGGGCCACACACCGGCTGCTGCGCATGCCATCCGGGATGGCCACCCGCGGCCAGATCGCCGACGTGCTCGGCCGCGCCCGGCTGCGCCGGGTCGCCCCCCTCATCCGCCCCGACCTGCTCCCGCCCGACCGGATGCTCGGCGCCCGACCGGCGGCCGGGGACCCGCACGCGGTGGGGTGGCGGCTGGGCCGCGCCGCTGTGCCCGCCGCCGGGGAGCTGTGGGTGCCCTTCGACCGGACCACCGGCGTCTACGGCCCGCAAGGCTCGGGCAAGACCCTCGACCTGCTCGCCCCGGCCCTCCTCGACGCGCCCGGCGCGGCGCTGGTGACGCTCACCAAGGCCGAGGACCTGCTGCTCAGCGTCGACGCCCGCACCACCGCCGACCGGCCGATCGCCGTCCTCGACCCCTTCGGGGCCGTGCCCGGCCTGCCGGAGCTGGTCTGGGATCCGGTGGCCGGCTGCGGAGACCCCATGCTCGCCGAGCGCCGCGCCAAGGCGTTCACCGCCGGCACGGTGACCGGCGCGGTGACCGGCGGCACCACCGAGGCGGCGGCCCGGTTCTACGCGTTCGAGGCGGCCAAGGTGCTGCAGGCCTACCTGCACGCCGCCGCGCTGACCGGCCGGACCATCGAGGACGTCCTGGAGTGGGCCGCCCACCCCCAGGCCACCACGCAGCCTGTGGATATCCTGCGCGGTCACCCGGATGCGGCACCGTTCTGGGACGGGCTGCTGCACGGCGCCCTGCAGGGTGACCCGCGCACCGCCGGGAACACCGCCACCACCGTGCAGCAGGCGCTGGCGCTGTTCTTCCAGGCCGACATCCGCCGCCGCTGCACCCCCGGGATCGGACGTCCGGCCACCGACGTCGCCGAGCTGCTTGCCGCCGGCGGCACCATCTACCTGCTCGGTCGCGAGGACCCCTACGCCTCGGCGTCCCCGCTGATGACCGCGCTGGCCGAGCACGTCCTGGACACCGCCCTGCAACTGGCCAGCAGGGGACCGACGGGTCGGCTGTGCCCGCCGCTGCTGGCCTGCCTGGACGAGCTGCCCTCCACCGCGCCGCTGCCCACCCTGCGCACCCGGATGGCCAACGACCGGGCATTGGGCGTCAGCTTCGTCTACGCCGCCCAGACCTGGCGGCAGCTCGTGCTGATCTACGGCGAGGATGAGGCCCACGCGCTGTTCGGGCTCACGAACGTGATCGTCGCCTTCGGCGGCGGCAAGGACGGCGCCTTCTACCGCGAGCTGTCCGACCTGCTCGGCACGACCCGGGTCCGGCGCACCTCCTACAGCTACGCCGGGGCCGGCTGGTCCCGGTCCACTCACGGCGAGACCGTGCCCGTGCTGCGGCCGGAAGAGATCCGTCAACTGCCGCCGGGGCGAGCGCTGGTGATCGCGGAGAACGCCCCACCGTTGATCGCCGGACTCACCCGGTGCATCACGGGGCCCCGCGGCGCAGAGCTGCTCGCCGCCCAGGCCGCCGCCCGCGACCGCGTCGCCGCCGCCCGCACCCACACCCCGCCGCTGGTCCAGCCCACTGGCCGCGCCCACGACGCCGCCGCCCGCGCCGGCCTGACCCCGACCCGACCGGAGATCCCATGA
- a CDS encoding M23 family metallopeptidase: MSGTPESVAHQHARAWLWKTAGPIALPVLAALTLLLLPLAVLAAPEARTAAASSGCSTGGTGATVAGIELDAVQMGHAQTIVTVAAALGLEHYAATVALATAYQESRIRMLANDGSSPELTAEQAAVTATSLTYPHDGLGTDHDSVNTFQQRWIAGWGTVAQLMDPVYAAQAFYARLVEVPAWQTIPLTQAAQAVQISAAGGAYAHWEPLARELTAMLWPAAHATAADPAAAAAGVCPGLPVPAGSWIRPTAGEVTSGYGSRWGTLHAGVDIAGPRDTLVYAAADGTVLTAACTSAYCDRDGSLSVAGYGNLVELDHGGGVTTRYGHLSAYTVTAGQHVNAGTLIGFQGSTGNSTGVHLHFEVRVDRSPVDPVPWLADHGVDLHAATPG, translated from the coding sequence ATGAGCGGGACGCCGGAGTCCGTGGCCCACCAGCATGCGCGGGCGTGGCTGTGGAAAACCGCCGGGCCGATCGCCCTCCCGGTGCTCGCCGCACTCACCTTGTTACTGCTCCCGCTGGCCGTTCTTGCCGCACCTGAGGCGCGCACCGCGGCGGCCTCGTCGGGCTGCTCGACCGGCGGCACCGGCGCCACCGTCGCCGGCATCGAGCTGGACGCCGTGCAGATGGGCCATGCGCAGACCATCGTCACCGTCGCCGCCGCGCTCGGTCTCGAGCACTACGCCGCGACCGTGGCGCTGGCCACCGCCTACCAGGAATCCCGGATCCGGATGCTGGCCAACGACGGCAGCAGCCCGGAACTGACCGCCGAGCAGGCCGCGGTCACCGCCACCAGCCTGACCTACCCGCACGACGGCCTCGGGACTGACCACGACAGCGTCAACACCTTCCAGCAGCGCTGGATCGCCGGCTGGGGAACCGTCGCCCAGCTGATGGACCCGGTCTACGCCGCGCAGGCCTTCTACGCCCGCCTCGTCGAGGTGCCGGCCTGGCAGACCATCCCGCTCACCCAGGCGGCCCAGGCCGTGCAGATCTCGGCCGCCGGCGGCGCCTACGCCCACTGGGAGCCACTCGCCCGCGAGCTGACCGCAATGCTGTGGCCCGCCGCCCATGCCACCGCGGCCGACCCGGCCGCTGCGGCGGCCGGCGTCTGCCCGGGTCTGCCGGTGCCGGCCGGGTCGTGGATCCGGCCCACCGCCGGGGAGGTGACCTCCGGCTACGGGTCCCGGTGGGGCACCCTGCACGCCGGGGTGGACATCGCCGGCCCCCGCGACACCCTGGTGTATGCCGCCGCCGACGGCACCGTGCTCACCGCGGCCTGCACCAGTGCCTACTGCGACCGCGACGGCAGCCTGAGCGTGGCCGGCTACGGCAACCTCGTCGAACTCGACCACGGCGGCGGCGTGACCACCCGCTACGGGCACCTGTCGGCCTACACCGTCACTGCCGGCCAGCACGTCAACGCCGGGACGCTGATCGGTTTCCAGGGCTCCACCGGCAACAGCACCGGCGTGCACCTGCACTTCGAGGTCCGCGTCGACCGGTCTCCGGTCGACCCGGTGCCGTGGCTGGCCGACCACGGTGTCGACCTGCACGCCGCCACCCCCGGATGA
- a CDS encoding ATP-binding protein, with product MTRRLSRPGRGVDVLLADFGHRLPASPPAPAASRERGPFTQLVPRRGPRGRGRGRAVTPAPLPVWRMTSEQTPVVWPLIATSGLPPTGAQMGIDLLSGGAFYCDPVGWVTDDDISVTNPNVVVFGKPGRGKSATVKAFALRMLGYGYRTLVLGDTKDEYEPLCRALGVEPFVIGHGLPARVNPLAFGPLGHGWERLDAAEVRRREAIMFARWIVLLRGLVGSQAVPFGPVEETAVSEALRLLTGYAGGATRLTEPTVPQVWRALDEPTDELVAGCRYADRRHFLDATRTLRDALGSLVKGSLAGLFDDHTTLDVDWRAPIQSLSLSRLEPLGDQAVGIALTCLNSWGQAMREIAAPGDLRIVVRDETWRQMRLGAEAMKSLDANLRLSRRDADVQVLLAHKPSDMLTAGDANSQAVAIARDLLHLCDVKVLHGQDQAVGDELGSLLGLSPIAQRVVTGWAVAGKGRALWLVGDRAFKVQTVLTEPELRLTFTNQALTGRPA from the coding sequence ATGACCCGCCGGCTCTCCCGGCCCGGGCGGGGCGTGGACGTGCTGCTCGCCGACTTCGGCCACCGGCTTCCCGCCTCGCCACCCGCACCTGCGGCGTCCCGAGAACGCGGACCGTTCACCCAGCTGGTGCCCCGCCGGGGACCGCGCGGCCGGGGCCGGGGCCGGGCGGTCACGCCGGCGCCGCTGCCGGTGTGGCGGATGACCTCGGAGCAGACGCCGGTGGTGTGGCCGCTGATCGCCACCAGCGGGTTGCCGCCGACCGGTGCGCAGATGGGCATCGACCTGCTCTCGGGCGGGGCGTTCTACTGCGATCCGGTCGGCTGGGTCACCGACGACGACATTTCGGTCACCAATCCGAACGTGGTCGTCTTCGGCAAGCCCGGCCGGGGCAAGTCGGCGACGGTCAAGGCTTTCGCGCTGCGGATGCTGGGCTACGGCTACCGCACGCTGGTCCTGGGGGACACCAAGGACGAGTACGAGCCGCTGTGCCGCGCGTTGGGCGTGGAGCCGTTCGTCATCGGTCACGGCCTGCCGGCAAGGGTGAACCCGCTGGCCTTCGGCCCGCTCGGGCACGGCTGGGAGCGACTCGATGCCGCCGAGGTCCGCCGCCGCGAGGCCATCATGTTCGCCCGCTGGATCGTGCTACTGCGCGGCCTGGTCGGCTCGCAGGCGGTGCCCTTCGGTCCGGTGGAGGAGACCGCGGTCTCCGAGGCGCTGCGGCTGCTCACCGGCTACGCAGGCGGCGCCACGCGGCTGACCGAGCCCACCGTGCCGCAGGTGTGGCGGGCGCTGGACGAGCCGACCGACGAGCTCGTCGCCGGTTGCCGGTACGCCGACCGGCGGCACTTCCTCGACGCCACCCGCACCCTGCGCGACGCCCTGGGTTCGCTGGTGAAGGGCTCGCTGGCCGGGCTGTTCGACGACCACACCACTCTCGACGTCGACTGGCGCGCCCCGATCCAGTCGCTGTCGCTGTCCCGGCTCGAGCCGCTCGGCGACCAGGCCGTCGGCATTGCGCTGACCTGCCTGAACTCCTGGGGGCAGGCGATGCGGGAGATCGCCGCCCCCGGCGATCTGCGGATCGTCGTCCGTGACGAGACGTGGCGGCAGATGCGCCTGGGCGCCGAGGCTATGAAGAGCCTGGACGCCAACCTGCGGCTGTCCCGCCGCGATGCCGACGTGCAGGTCCTGCTGGCGCACAAGCCCTCGGACATGCTCACCGCCGGCGACGCGAACTCGCAAGCCGTGGCTATCGCCCGCGACCTGCTGCACCTGTGCGACGTCAAGGTGCTGCACGGCCAGGACCAGGCCGTCGGCGACGAGCTGGGCAGCCTGCTGGGGCTGTCCCCGATCGCGCAGCGGGTGGTCACCGGCTGGGCGGTCGCCGGCAAGGGCCGGGCGCTGTGGCTGGTCGGCGACCGGGCGTTCAAGGTGCAGACCGTCCTCACCGAGCCCGAGCTGCGGCTGACCTTCACCAACCAGGCGTTGACAGGACGACCGGCATGA
- a CDS encoding SCO6880 family protein gives MSAHRYGDYTKDVSGWFLGMTGAQLALVALAAVPALLALNARAWGLFALWLPVWALLAALLLVPIRGRVAGRWLGDLGLHAIGGVMGWTVFGSRAAAGTAEDLSEADLPGALAGIRTHDGPPYGQLFTRPVVVQDCAARTWAAVARVAHPGIGLAEPADRDRMGAGLAELCELAARTELVDILTVQVRTLPDDGAERTAWESEHARPGAPTLAARVNALLSATLTPAAVRTEAFVTVVVGEGRIARAARESGGGVDGRARVLHSVMAEVEAALRGPVGCTAVTWLDSAGLAAAVRTGFAPGDRGQLVAADLAAASGQQLAAGLPMATAGPSAARAEMRHYAHDAWASVTDTVLLPDSGAVLGALAPVLVPTTAGERRCLTVFFAPLPLARATRLVGREEMSATTGNELRARMGFRQRARQRRDTERIGAADEKLAVGHALVRVSVAACATVPATWPVTEHGRRLDASIRAAGYVPLRLDLAQDSGFAAAAIPLGVGLPDRRSRR, from the coding sequence ATGAGCGCGCACCGCTACGGCGACTACACCAAGGACGTGTCGGGCTGGTTCCTCGGCATGACCGGCGCCCAGCTGGCCCTGGTGGCCCTCGCCGCGGTGCCGGCGCTGCTGGCGCTGAACGCCCGCGCCTGGGGGCTCTTCGCGCTGTGGCTTCCGGTGTGGGCGCTGCTAGCCGCGCTGCTGCTGGTGCCGATCCGGGGCCGGGTGGCCGGCCGCTGGCTCGGCGACCTCGGTCTGCATGCGATCGGAGGAGTCATGGGCTGGACGGTGTTCGGGTCCCGGGCCGCGGCAGGGACCGCCGAGGACCTGTCCGAGGCCGACCTGCCGGGGGCGCTGGCCGGCATCCGCACCCACGACGGGCCGCCCTACGGGCAGCTGTTCACCCGGCCGGTGGTCGTGCAGGACTGCGCGGCGCGGACCTGGGCGGCGGTGGCCCGGGTCGCCCATCCCGGCATCGGGCTGGCCGAGCCGGCAGACCGGGACCGGATGGGGGCCGGGCTGGCCGAGCTGTGCGAGCTGGCCGCGCGCACCGAACTGGTCGACATCCTCACCGTGCAGGTGCGCACCCTGCCCGACGACGGCGCCGAACGCACCGCCTGGGAGAGCGAGCACGCCCGCCCCGGCGCGCCGACCCTGGCCGCCCGGGTCAACGCGCTCCTGAGTGCCACCCTGACTCCGGCCGCGGTGCGCACCGAGGCCTTCGTCACCGTCGTGGTTGGCGAGGGCCGGATCGCCCGGGCCGCGCGGGAGAGCGGCGGCGGCGTGGACGGCCGTGCGCGGGTGCTGCACTCGGTGATGGCCGAGGTGGAGGCCGCGCTGCGCGGCCCGGTCGGCTGCACGGCGGTGACCTGGCTGGACTCCGCGGGGCTGGCCGCCGCGGTCCGCACCGGGTTCGCGCCCGGCGACCGCGGTCAGCTCGTCGCCGCCGACCTGGCCGCCGCCTCCGGTCAGCAGCTGGCCGCCGGTCTGCCCATGGCCACCGCCGGGCCCAGCGCCGCCCGGGCCGAGATGCGGCACTACGCGCACGACGCGTGGGCGTCGGTCACCGACACGGTCCTGCTGCCCGACTCCGGCGCGGTGCTCGGTGCGCTGGCTCCGGTGCTCGTGCCCACGACGGCGGGCGAGCGGCGCTGCCTGACGGTGTTCTTCGCGCCGCTGCCGCTGGCCCGCGCCACCCGGCTGGTCGGGCGGGAGGAGATGAGCGCCACCACCGGCAACGAGCTGCGCGCCCGGATGGGCTTCCGGCAGCGGGCCCGGCAGCGGCGGGACACCGAGCGAATCGGCGCCGCGGACGAGAAGCTCGCTGTCGGCCACGCGCTGGTCCGCGTTTCTGTCGCCGCCTGCGCCACCGTCCCGGCCACCTGGCCGGTGACCGAGCACGGCCGCCGGCTGGACGCCTCGATCCGCGCCGCCGGCTACGTGCCGCTGCGGCTGGACCTCGCGCAGGACTCCGGCTTCGCCGCCGCCGCTATCCCGCTCGGCGTCGGGCTGCCCGACCGCAGGAGCCGGCGATGA
- a CDS encoding MFS transporter, with protein sequence MKFCKVTDRLSCPSGGKAKCSRQGGLRVALYSTRNRSVAAHLWTVFFVNGAVLSSWAPRIPEVKHFLDLSDSGLGIALFGVAAGSVPALLLTARILNHLRSAPVCVVTALIFSASLPLIGAVDDVWQLTAVLMLLGASSGVLDVAMNTAGITYQQHTGQRVLSRLHGGYSLGVLAGAVGGVIATHVGATVTGHFLVVAVLLVVLTLVGAPTLWSQPWGPAEREAEDTQILSRNGRSRLPLAIAVLAFSGLLIEGLVTDWSALLITRDLGAPASLGATALAVFSLAMFISRSAGDTVLNRFEERRVLMTIAILVACLVAFGSVVAHPLAMVVAIGLVGLVLGPVFPVSLSRASRSAPARAAAMTARVSAVGYIAYLGGPPVIGFAADVIGLPIAFAAVAALSCMGIVIVRRSPPDAIPQSAALHG encoded by the coding sequence GTGAAGTTCTGCAAGGTCACAGACCGCCTCTCCTGTCCGTCCGGGGGAAAGGCGAAGTGTAGTCGTCAGGGCGGCCTGAGGGTCGCTTTGTATTCGACACGCAACCGTTCTGTCGCCGCTCATCTCTGGACCGTCTTCTTCGTCAACGGGGCCGTTCTCTCCAGCTGGGCCCCGCGCATTCCAGAGGTCAAGCACTTCCTCGATCTCAGCGACAGCGGACTGGGCATTGCCTTGTTCGGCGTCGCCGCAGGATCGGTCCCCGCACTGCTGCTCACGGCTCGGATACTCAATCATCTGAGATCAGCACCGGTCTGCGTGGTCACCGCCCTGATCTTCAGCGCGTCGCTGCCCCTGATCGGCGCCGTCGACGACGTTTGGCAGCTGACCGCGGTGCTCATGTTGCTCGGGGCGTCCAGCGGCGTCCTCGACGTCGCCATGAACACCGCCGGCATCACCTACCAGCAGCACACCGGTCAGCGGGTCCTGTCCCGGCTACACGGCGGGTACAGCCTGGGCGTGCTCGCTGGCGCTGTCGGCGGGGTTATCGCCACACACGTTGGCGCCACAGTGACCGGGCACTTCCTTGTCGTCGCCGTCCTCCTTGTGGTCCTGACCCTGGTGGGCGCTCCGACGCTGTGGTCCCAGCCCTGGGGCCCCGCCGAACGAGAGGCCGAAGACACCCAGATTCTGTCGCGGAACGGGCGCTCCCGCTTGCCCCTGGCGATCGCGGTGCTCGCCTTCTCTGGCCTGCTGATCGAGGGTCTCGTCACCGACTGGTCGGCCCTCCTGATCACCCGCGACCTTGGAGCGCCGGCCTCCTTGGGAGCCACCGCCTTGGCCGTGTTCAGCCTCGCCATGTTCATCTCCCGCTCAGCCGGCGACACGGTACTCAACCGTTTCGAGGAACGCAGGGTTCTGATGACCATTGCCATACTCGTGGCCTGCCTCGTGGCGTTCGGCTCTGTGGTCGCCCATCCCCTGGCCATGGTCGTGGCCATCGGCCTGGTCGGGCTGGTCCTCGGCCCGGTCTTCCCCGTGTCCCTTTCCCGTGCCAGCCGATCGGCACCTGCACGCGCCGCGGCGATGACCGCGCGGGTCAGCGCTGTTGGGTACATCGCATATCTCGGTGGACCGCCCGTGATCGGCTTCGCCGCCGACGTCATCGGTTTGCCCATCGCCTTCGCCGCCGTGGCGGCGCTCAGTTGCATGGGCATCGTCATTGTCCGCCGTAGCCCACCTGATGCCATCCCACAGAGCGCAGCCCTGCACGGCTGA
- a CDS encoding glycosyltransferase yields MAHLQAIQVGRYSIERLYEHLTPQDRSALVQQCRGSADRGPTVWHVNSTAAGGGVAEMIAPLVGYGREIGLDIRWLVIQASPEFFEVTKRVDNGISGISGDGGALGEAEHKTYSNTSREAAAGLRDHVRSGDFVFLHDPQTAGLVAEISRIGATPIWRAHNGADRPNEHTERSWAFLHRYLTEVSAFAFTMPHFSPAWMTSRPLYTITPFIDPGSPKNARMNAGHAADVLADWGIVSGDQQSKATRRATIVREGPAPKTSTPMLAQVSRWDPVKDMEGVLTAFAEHLVDDTEAYLSLIGPEVTGVADDPEAEEYFERCVSLYKKLPEPVRRRCQLVCLPMGDRTANAMAVNAAQTHAAVVAQKSVSEGFGLTVAEAMWKGTAVVASDVGGISLQIEHDTSGVLVDWDDLQQFARSVDSLLNDSASRQEMGSAARERVRNLFLPNKHFLSELDLIDDLAKGHHL; encoded by the coding sequence ATGGCGCACCTTCAAGCCATCCAGGTCGGCCGATACTCCATCGAGCGGCTTTATGAGCATCTCACCCCACAGGACCGCAGCGCCCTGGTCCAACAATGCCGCGGGTCTGCTGACCGAGGACCGACCGTCTGGCACGTCAACTCGACCGCAGCAGGTGGAGGAGTTGCCGAGATGATCGCCCCGCTGGTCGGATACGGACGCGAGATCGGCCTCGATATTCGGTGGCTGGTGATCCAGGCCAGCCCCGAGTTCTTCGAGGTCACCAAGCGCGTCGACAACGGCATCTCCGGGATCTCGGGAGATGGAGGAGCCCTGGGAGAGGCCGAGCACAAGACCTACTCGAATACCAGTCGTGAAGCCGCCGCGGGCCTGCGCGACCATGTTAGGTCCGGCGACTTCGTCTTCTTGCACGACCCTCAGACCGCCGGATTGGTGGCAGAGATCAGCCGGATCGGAGCAACACCGATCTGGCGCGCCCACAACGGGGCGGACCGCCCCAACGAGCACACCGAGCGGTCGTGGGCATTCCTCCACCGCTACCTCACCGAGGTGAGTGCCTTCGCCTTCACGATGCCCCACTTCAGCCCGGCGTGGATGACGTCCCGACCCCTCTACACCATCACCCCGTTCATCGACCCTGGATCACCTAAGAATGCCCGGATGAACGCCGGGCATGCCGCGGATGTGCTCGCCGATTGGGGCATCGTGTCCGGGGACCAGCAGTCCAAAGCGACCCGCCGCGCCACAATCGTCCGTGAGGGGCCGGCTCCGAAAACCTCCACCCCGATGCTCGCCCAGGTCTCCAGGTGGGACCCCGTCAAAGACATGGAGGGCGTCCTTACAGCATTCGCCGAGCACCTGGTCGACGACACCGAGGCGTACCTGTCGCTGATCGGACCTGAGGTGACCGGAGTGGCCGACGACCCAGAGGCCGAGGAGTACTTCGAGCGTTGCGTCTCGCTCTACAAGAAACTTCCGGAACCGGTGCGCCGCCGATGCCAACTGGTCTGTCTCCCAATGGGCGACAGGACCGCCAACGCCATGGCCGTCAACGCCGCTCAGACGCACGCTGCTGTGGTCGCCCAGAAGAGCGTCTCGGAGGGCTTCGGCCTGACTGTCGCCGAAGCTATGTGGAAAGGCACGGCGGTCGTCGCCTCGGACGTGGGTGGGATTTCCCTGCAGATCGAGCACGACACCTCCGGCGTGCTCGTGGACTGGGACGACCTTCAGCAGTTCGCTCGATCCGTCGACTCGTTGCTCAACGACTCGGCCTCTCGTCAGGAGATGGGATCGGCGGCTCGGGAACGGGTCCGGAACCTGTTCCTGCCGAACAAGCACTTCCTCTCCGAGCTGGATCTGATCGACGACCTCGCGAAAGGACATCACCTGTGA
- a CDS encoding PIG-L family deacetylase codes for MAVGAHPDDIEILAAGTLAKYRQQGHEVAMCILTDGSLGSDTGSSEQTAQIRRSEAQESAAIIGAGIYWIGRPDGFLTDDRDTRSLVAESLRDFAPDLVLAHSPNDYHPDHRCAGLITLACRQLATAPLFETQSPTLERTPQVVYMDNLALIGSAPEQWVDISETIEAKRQMLRCHRSQNEWMRRSEGIDYLDFLEKQSSIRGLQCGVEHAEGFRRAHVFPASPADLIFDLK; via the coding sequence ATGGCTGTGGGAGCCCACCCGGACGACATTGAGATCCTGGCCGCGGGCACGTTGGCGAAATACCGGCAACAGGGCCATGAGGTAGCGATGTGCATCTTGACCGACGGCTCCCTCGGATCGGACACCGGTTCATCCGAACAGACTGCGCAGATCCGTCGCAGCGAGGCCCAGGAATCCGCGGCCATCATCGGCGCCGGAATCTATTGGATCGGGCGGCCCGACGGATTCTTGACCGACGACCGGGACACCAGATCGTTGGTGGCCGAGAGCCTCCGTGACTTTGCACCGGACCTGGTCCTCGCCCACTCTCCAAACGACTACCACCCTGACCACAGGTGCGCCGGACTGATCACCCTGGCCTGTCGCCAGCTGGCCACCGCCCCGCTGTTCGAGACGCAGTCACCAACTCTGGAGAGGACTCCACAGGTCGTTTACATGGACAACCTGGCCCTCATCGGCAGCGCCCCGGAGCAGTGGGTCGATATCTCCGAAACGATCGAGGCGAAGCGGCAGATGCTGCGCTGCCACCGGAGCCAGAACGAATGGATGCGCCGCTCCGAAGGGATTGACTACCTTGACTTCCTCGAGAAGCAGTCCAGTATTCGAGGTCTTCAGTGCGGAGTCGAACACGCCGAAGGCTTTCGCCGAGCACATGTCTTCCCAGCCTCACCCGCGGACCTCATCTTCGACCTTAAGTAA